One part of the Dermacentor andersoni chromosome 2, qqDerAnde1_hic_scaffold, whole genome shotgun sequence genome encodes these proteins:
- the 5-HT1B gene encoding 5-hydroxytryptamine receptor has product MSVRAAALTTEWPAVLVGANPHYASVLVDGADSGQQENWSNAQQDPWATNDTTSMQANLSQSWHENLPVVITVSLLLCLVIIATVIGNIFVIAAIIWERNLRTVSNYLVLSLAVADLMVACLVMPLGAVYEVTREWRMPPELCDVWTCCDVLCCTASILHLLAIAVDRYWAVTIVDYMRQRDVRKVGIMIFLVWSVAFVVSIAPIFGWKDKDSRSRVLHEKKCLVSQDAAYQVFATCSSFYVPLIMILLLYWRIFKVARQRIRHKPGAKAVLIVHKEPSTSSAVASNENTPQHTMTTTVGTPIHNSSNQSSPSNGMNKAMHGGIGRLLVLTKREKKHVEETIESRRERKAAKTVAIITGVFVMCWLPFFVMALVMPLCETCDPGKLVFSFFLWLGYANSMINPIIYTIFSPDFRNAFNRILCGKKPPMR; this is encoded by the coding sequence ATGAGCGTCAGGGCCGCCGCTCTCACCACTGAGTGGCCGGCGGTGTTGGTCGGTGCCAACCCGCACTACGCCAGCGTGCTCGTCGATGGTGCCGATAGTGGCCAACAGGAAAACTGGAGCAATGCTCAGCAAGACCCGTGGGCAACAAACGACACGACCAGCATGCAAGCCAATCTGAGCCAGTCCTGGCACGAGAACCTTCCGGTCGTGATCACAGTCTCTCTGCTGCTCTGCCTGGTAATCATCGCCACCGTAATCGGCAACATATTCGTCATCGCGGCCATCATCTGGGAGCGCAACCTGCGCACCGTTAGCAACTATCTGGTGCTCTCATTGGCTGTAGCGGACTTGATGGTGGCTTGCCTGGTAATGCCACTGGGAGCCGTGTACGAGGTGACGCGCGAATGGAGAATGCCGCCCGAGCTGTGCGATGTGTGGACATGCTGCGACGTGCTGTGCTGCACCGCGTCCATCCTGCACCTGCTCGCCATCGCCGTGGACCGCTACTGGGCAGTTACCATCGTGGACTACATGCGGCAGAGGGACGTCCGGAAGGTGGGCATCATGATCTTCCTCGTGTGGAGCGTGGCCTTCGTGGTTTCCATAGCGCCAATCTTCGGCTGGAAAGACAAGGACTCGCGCAGCCGTGTCCTGCACGAGAAGAAGTGCCTGGTGAGCCAGGACGCCGCGTACCAGGTGTTTGCCACCTGCTCCAGCTTCTACGTGCCACTCATTATGATCCTCCTGCTTTATTGGCGCATATTTAAGGTGGCGCGACAGCGGATTCGCCACAAGCCGGGTGCCAAGGCTGTGCTCATCGTTCACAAGGAGCCGTCGACGTCGTCGGCCGTGGCGTCCAACGAGAACACGCCTCAGCACACCATGACGACCACCGTGGGCACGCCTATCCACAACAGCAGTAATCAGTCGTCGCCCAGTAACGGCATGAACAAAGCCATGCACGGGGGCATCGGCCGCCTCCTTGTGCTCACAAAACGAGAGAAGAAGCACGTCGAGGAGACGATTGAATCTCGGCGCGAGCGCAAGGCCGCGAAGACAGTGGCCATCATCACGGGCGTGTTTGTCATGTGTTGGCTGCCCTTCTTCGTCATGGCTCTCGTCATGCCTCTGTGCGAGACGTGCGACCCGGGCAAGCTGGTGTTCAGTTTCTTCTTGTGGCTGGGCTACGCAAACTCGATGATAAACCCGATAATATACACTATATTCAGTCCCGACTTTCGGAACGCCTTTAATAGAATACTGTGCGGCAAGAAGCCGCCCATGAGATGA